Genomic window (Shewanella psychropiezotolerans):
CTTCTGAGATTTTCTCACCTGACGCCAGCGAGTTGTACATCAAAGGAACGGCTTTATTGAGTGCCACAGTGAACTTAAAGGGCTTGTGGATACGCTGACCAGAAGGCTGTCCTGATTGTGGGTCTGTAGGCACAGTGACAACATGGTCAAATTGCTGAACCAGCATCTCATCTTCATGACCTTCGACAAAAATGTCACCGACGGAATCGGCAGTGAAAGCACCTGCTGTAATGTGTCCCTGGGTCTGTCCTTTGATGGAGATATAACATGGAGTTGGCATTGGTTATTCCTTTATTTACAATAAATTAATGAGAGCACGTTGTGGCCAACCGCTAATAAAGCAAACACCATGCCAATTGCATAACCCGATGAATTTACAGAACTCAGAAAAATGGGGGATGTTGAGTTGGGCAAGATATGGCCCAGACTTGAGCAAGATCTTGCCCTGCGGGCAATAAATGGCCCAGGTTTTCTGGTGGGAATATGAAGTAAGGGATTTAAAAGTATGATGATTACGAATATATAAAATCTTTAACTGCTGATTGAACTCCCTCAGCTTTCCACTTCCGAATGCAACTAAATAGAATAATCTGCTTTTCTTTAATGACCTCTGGTCATCTTAAGGTTAAAATCCCTCCGTATTTTTCACCCTTATTGATCGTCCGCTTTATCGCACTGACTTCCTCACCAGATATGATGAAGCAAGTTTGCGCTTCACGGCTAAACCTTCATGACAATAGACAAGCAAATGCATTCCCCAGAACATTGTTTTACCTCATTTAAAGCGTCAATCTCAGAATTTACTCTTCCGCAGCGTTTTACCTTTCCGTTTTATTATGAGCCTCATCCTCTGTGTCTGTTGGCCGCAAGCGAGTTGCAGCAACACCTAGAAAACCAGACTGATTGGCAACATAACTTTGGTCTGGAAAGCGACAATACTGATAGCTTAGGCAAGATGTTCGGTGTGCTGTTGGTGAAAAATCAGCAAGGTGAGCTAGGTTACCTGTCGGCTTTTTCCGGCAAGGTAGCGGATCAAAACCTGCTGCCACACTTCGTCCCTCCAGTATTTGATATGTTGGCTAAAGACGGCTTCTTTATTCCCGAGCAAGACAAGATAAACCTGATAAACGCTGAGATCACAGAACGTAAACGCGATCCAGAACTGGCGCATTTGCAATCTATGTTAGCCGATGAAACTCAACTCGCTGAAACGCAGATAGCCACCCATCGTGCATCTATGATTGAGAATCGTAAACAGAGAAAGGCGCAGCGTTTGGCGGGTGAATCCCTCGATGAAGACGCCCTCAAACTACTCGGTATTCAGATGAGTAGAGAGAGCGTGCAAGATAAGAACCGCTTAAAGGAGCTAAACGTCTATTGGGATGAACGACTGGCTGCCGCTAAGCTAGCCCATGGCCAAGTGAATAAACGCCTGTCGGCCTTAAAGCTTCAACGTAAAACCATGTCCGCCGCCCTGCAACAACGTCTGTTTGATGAGTATGGATTTTTAAACATAGAGGGTAAGCAGAGAAGCTTAGGTGATATCTTTAAAGGCACCATACATAAGGTCCCACCAGCAGGCTCAGGCGAGTGCGCCGCGCCTAAACTGTTACATTACGCCTTTAAACATGGAATGACCCCACTCGCCATGGCCGAGTTTTGGTGGGGAGTCGCCCCAAAATCGGAAATAAGACAACATAAGAACTACTATGGGGCTTGTCAGGGAAAATGTCAGCCAATCTTGGGGCATATGCTTGAGGGTCTAGCTACCGATGAAAACCCGCTACTGACCAATCCTGCCGAGGGTAAACAGCTCGAAATTATCTATCAAGATAGAGACATGTTAGTGGTCAACAAGCCCGCAGAATTCTTGTCTGTTCCGGGTCGAAACATAGATGATTCTGTATATTCACGAATTAAACTGCTTTATCCTGAGGCTACGGGCCCACTTATCGTCCACAGACTCGACATGTCCACCTCAGGCTTGATGGTAATAGCCCTCAACAAGGCGGCCAATAAGAGCTTGCAGAAGCAATTTATCACTCGCACCGTTAAGAAGCGTTATGTCGCCCTGCTAACCGGTGAATTAACCCAAGATGATGGTATCATCAGTTTACCGCTTCGCGGCGATTTCGATGATAGACCCAGGCAACTGGTATGCTTCGAACATGGTAAGCCAGCAGAAACCAAATGGCAGGTCATTTCTCGGCGCGATGGACGCACTAAAGTGCACCTATATCCCAAAACGGGGCGCACCCATCAACTTAGGGTTCATAGCGCTCACCCCCAAGGCCTTAACATGCCAATCGTCGGTGACGATCTGTATGGCAAGAAGAGCCAGCGATTACATCTCCATGCCGAGTTATTGGAACTCAATCATCCTACAACACGTGAAGCTATGAGTTTTAGCGTGGAGGCAGATTTTTAATCGTCATTGCTATGAGCTAACACGCACAAAAAAGGCTTCCCATGGAAGCCTTTTTTACGCTTTGCAATAATTAGCAAGGAGATACCAAGAGTCAGACCTTAATCAAGTCTCTGGCAGCATGGCTCCAGTTGAGGTGATACTTCTCACCCGCAGGCTTATCGGTGCGCTCAAACGTGTGGGCACCGAAGAAGTCTCTCTGTCCCTGTAACAGGCTAGCTGGCAAGGTTTCACAGCGATAACTGTCGTAATAGGCCAGAGCCGAACTGATACAAGGCACAGGAATACCTTTTAGTACCGCCGCCGATACAGCCTTACGCCAATCCAGTTGTTTCTCAGACAGGGCAATGCTGAAATCATCGGCCATCAACAAGTTGTCCAACTCAATGCCATCATTCGCTGCAGCTTGATAGGCTTGAGTGATAGATTGCAGGAACCTGGCTCTGATAATACAGCCAGCACGCCAGATTTTAGCAATTTCGGCGAAATTTAACGTCCAACCTCTGTCTTTCGCCGCCATGGCCATCAGCTGGAAGCCTTGTGCATAACAGGCAATCTTGGCGCAATAGAGGGCATTTTCAAGCTGGTCAATAAAAGCATCACGCTCATCAGCGGTTGGCTTTTCAGCCGCTGGACCTTTTAGCAGATGACTCAATGTCTGTCTCTGCTCTTTTTGGGTACTGACGGCGCGGGCATAGACGGCTTCGGCAATCGTTGGGGCGGGGCAACCTATCTGCAAGCTGCTAACCGCAGTCCAGAGTCCTGTGCCCTTCTGCCCTGCCTTATCGAGGATCATCGAAACCAGAGGCTTACCAGTAATAGGATCGGCCTGTCTCAAGACTTCCGCGCTGATCTCCATCAAGTAGCTATTCAGGCTGCCTTGGTTCCATTTATCAAACAGATCCGCAATCTCAGTCGTCGTCATGGCAAAGCCATCACTGAGTAACTGATAGGCTTCACAGATAAGCTGCATGTCAGCATATTCGATGCCGTTATGAACCATCTTCACATAATGACCAGAACCTGCCGGGCCAATATAGGTGGTACATGGCTCGCCTTCAGTGACCGGGTTTCCCGGCTCCTGACGCTCTATGGGCAAGCCGGTTTCGGCATCCACTTTAGCCGCAATCGCTTCCCAGATAGGTTTAATTCTATCCCAGGCCTTGATGTCACCGCTTGGCATCAATGATGGGCCGAAACGCGCGCCCATCTCACCGCCGGATACGGCGCAGCTGAAGAAGACAAATTTCTTCGAGTAACGCGCTTCGCGCTCGACAGTGTCGGTCCACAAGCTATTACCCGTATCGATAACGATATCATCAGACTCGATACCCGCGTCGATGAGTGCATTACACACACCATCTACAGGGGCCCCCGCTGGCACTGAAAGCACCAAGATACGCGGTTTTTCGAGGCTAGATAACATTTCAGAAAGATTATTACAGCCATTGATACGCAAAGGTACTTGGGCTTGCTTGCTGGCGGCGTGCTCAGATTTCTCTTGTTGCACAACACCTTGCACCTTGTCTGAATCTAGGTCAAACGCAGCGACGCTGTATTGGTTATCGGCAATATTAAGTGCAAGATTCTTGCCCATAACACCCAGTCCAATAACGCCGATATCATGTAATTTGGTGTGGTTTTGCATTGATTATATTCCGCAGGTCACAGAGATAATTTACCCTATCTTGTTATTGACTAAAACTCATTCCAGTCCAGAGGAAAGGCAAGAATATTAGCCCCTCTTTTATAAGAGGCTGCTCATCTAAGGAGCATAGACGATAGGTTATATTTTGGCGGAGATTATACAGACTTTGGTAAGTTAATTACTAGGCTTTACGCTTGAATGGCGAATTAGTTTCATGTTTATCAAAAAAACCTACAATGCTAAACACGTTAGCATTGTAGGATTTCCCCTCAGATTAGCAGGCTCACGCTTAAGCAGATCACACTAGGGAGTCCGCATAGCCCATGCGTGTAAGCGTATTGCGAACCAGGTCTAAAGTGTGGGGATCTTCGATAGTCGCCGGCATCTTATAACTCTGGTTATCGGCTATTTTCCTCATGGTCCCTCGCAGTACTTTGCCCGAGCGCGTCTTAGGCAGTTTTTGAATGACACTGACCAGACGAAAAGAAGCCACCGGACCGATCTGCGCTCTCACCAAGGCTATTAACTCTCGATGCAAGTCCTCATCACTTAAGTTTACGCCCTTCTTTAATACTACTAAACCCAGAGGCAACTGGCCCTTTAATTTATCCTCGACGCCGATGACGGCAACTTCGGCAACCGCCTCATGTTGACACAAGACCTCTTCGAAACGCCCGGTAGAGAGTCTATGACCGGCGACATTGATGATGTCATCGATGCGACTCATGATATAGAGATAAGCGTCTTCATCCATATAGCCTGCATCTCCGGTAAGGTAGTAGCCAGGATACATGGATAAATAGCTGTCGAGATATCGGGCTTCATTGTGCCAAAGCGTGGTAAGAGCCCCGGGTGGCAGAGGTAACTTGATCACCACATTTCCCGATTGGCCTGCAGGCACTATTTCCCCCTGCTCATCGAGCACTTCGACCCTAAAGCCTGGCACAGCCAGTGCCGGTGAGCCAGGTTTTACTTGAACCGGCGCAGTCCCCATCAAGTTAGCCGCTACGGGCCAGCCGGTTTCAGTCTGCCACCAGTGATCGATCACTGGTTTTTTCAGCCGCGCTTCGGCCCAGTGTAAGGTATCGGGATCGCAGCGCTCTCCCGCCAGAAACAGGTTTTTTAAGCAAGACAGGTCGACGTCCCTTAAGAAGTCACCATCTGGATCGTCACGTTTTATGGCGCGTATGGCGGTCGGAGCGGTAAAGAAACTTTTCACCTTGTACTTTTCAATTGTGCGCCAAAATATGCCGGGATCCGGCGTACCAATAGGTTTGCCTTCGAACAGGAGTGTGGTGGCGCCCATCAGCAAGGGACCATAGACAATGTAGGAGTGCCCCACGACCCAACCGACATCCGATGCGGCCCAGAAGGTATCGCCGGGAGCAATATCATAGATATGTTGCATCGACCACATGAGTGCGACGCTATGACCGCCGTTATCACGCACCACGCCTTTAGGCTGACCCGTGGTTCCCGACGTATAGAGCACATAGAGAGGATCGGTAGCGGCGACAGTCTGACAAGCTATGGCGTCAGCAGAAGCTACCGCAGTCTGCCAATCGCTATCCCGTCCCTCAACGAGCTCGGCGCTATATTGGCTGCGATTTAAAATGATACATTGCTCGACCTTATGCTGAGACTGAGCAATAGCGGTATCGAGCAAAGGCTTATAGGGCACCACGCCGGATGGCTCGACGCCACATGATGCGGATAAAATGAGCTTAGGTTTAGCATCATCGATACGAGCAGCCAACTCACTGGCCGCAAATCCACCGAAGACCACAGAGTGGATAGCGCCTAAACGAGCACAGGCCAACATGGCATAAGCCGTCTCCGGGATCAT
Coding sequences:
- a CDS encoding Hcp family type VI secretion system effector is translated as MPTPCYISIKGQTQGHITAGAFTADSVGDIFVEGHEDEMLVQQFDHVVTVPTDPQSGQPSGQRIHKPFKFTVALNKAVPLMYNSLASGEKISEVELKWYRTSVEGKQEHFFSTKLEGATIIDIQCHMPHCQDSSKADFTQLLTVSMAYRKIDWDHVTAGTSGADDWRKPIEA
- a CDS encoding RluA family pseudouridine synthase, with protein sequence MHSPEHCFTSFKASISEFTLPQRFTFPFYYEPHPLCLLAASELQQHLENQTDWQHNFGLESDNTDSLGKMFGVLLVKNQQGELGYLSAFSGKVADQNLLPHFVPPVFDMLAKDGFFIPEQDKINLINAEITERKRDPELAHLQSMLADETQLAETQIATHRASMIENRKQRKAQRLAGESLDEDALKLLGIQMSRESVQDKNRLKELNVYWDERLAAAKLAHGQVNKRLSALKLQRKTMSAALQQRLFDEYGFLNIEGKQRSLGDIFKGTIHKVPPAGSGECAAPKLLHYAFKHGMTPLAMAEFWWGVAPKSEIRQHKNYYGACQGKCQPILGHMLEGLATDENPLLTNPAEGKQLEIIYQDRDMLVVNKPAEFLSVPGRNIDDSVYSRIKLLYPEATGPLIVHRLDMSTSGLMVIALNKAANKSLQKQFITRTVKKRYVALLTGELTQDDGIISLPLRGDFDDRPRQLVCFEHGKPAETKWQVISRRDGRTKVHLYPKTGRTHQLRVHSAHPQGLNMPIVGDDLYGKKSQRLHLHAELLELNHPTTREAMSFSVEADF
- the gndA gene encoding NADP-dependent phosphogluconate dehydrogenase: MQNHTKLHDIGVIGLGVMGKNLALNIADNQYSVAAFDLDSDKVQGVVQQEKSEHAASKQAQVPLRINGCNNLSEMLSSLEKPRILVLSVPAGAPVDGVCNALIDAGIESDDIVIDTGNSLWTDTVEREARYSKKFVFFSCAVSGGEMGARFGPSLMPSGDIKAWDRIKPIWEAIAAKVDAETGLPIERQEPGNPVTEGEPCTTYIGPAGSGHYVKMVHNGIEYADMQLICEAYQLLSDGFAMTTTEIADLFDKWNQGSLNSYLMEISAEVLRQADPITGKPLVSMILDKAGQKGTGLWTAVSSLQIGCPAPTIAEAVYARAVSTQKEQRQTLSHLLKGPAAEKPTADERDAFIDQLENALYCAKIACYAQGFQLMAMAAKDRGWTLNFAEIAKIWRAGCIIRARFLQSITQAYQAAANDGIELDNLLMADDFSIALSEKQLDWRKAVSAAVLKGIPVPCISSALAYYDSYRCETLPASLLQGQRDFFGAHTFERTDKPAGEKYHLNWSHAARDLIKV
- a CDS encoding propionyl-CoA synthetase, which codes for MLPKEAVESQANQDLHRALHARSLAEPESFWGDAAKAVHWDKPWDKVLDESHAPLYSWFSGAQCNTCYNAVDRHVEQGRGMQVAIQYVSPVTDTEYGITYDELLAQVSRLAGYMHANGVKKGDRVIIYMPMIPETAYAMLACARLGAIHSVVFGGFAASELAARIDDAKPKLILSASCGVEPSGVVPYKPLLDTAIAQSQHKVEQCIILNRSQYSAELVEGRDSDWQTAVASADAIACQTVAATDPLYVLYTSGTTGQPKGVVRDNGGHSVALMWSMQHIYDIAPGDTFWAASDVGWVVGHSYIVYGPLLMGATTLLFEGKPIGTPDPGIFWRTIEKYKVKSFFTAPTAIRAIKRDDPDGDFLRDVDLSCLKNLFLAGERCDPDTLHWAEARLKKPVIDHWWQTETGWPVAANLMGTAPVQVKPGSPALAVPGFRVEVLDEQGEIVPAGQSGNVVIKLPLPPGALTTLWHNEARYLDSYLSMYPGYYLTGDAGYMDEDAYLYIMSRIDDIINVAGHRLSTGRFEEVLCQHEAVAEVAVIGVEDKLKGQLPLGLVVLKKGVNLSDEDLHRELIALVRAQIGPVASFRLVSVIQKLPKTRSGKVLRGTMRKIADNQSYKMPATIEDPHTLDLVRNTLTRMGYADSLV